A window from Dioscorea cayenensis subsp. rotundata cultivar TDr96_F1 chromosome 10, TDr96_F1_v2_PseudoChromosome.rev07_lg8_w22 25.fasta, whole genome shotgun sequence encodes these proteins:
- the LOC120270861 gene encoding uncharacterized protein LOC120270861: MGFKFLSLQSAIPLCFHLTGAPCKTYNNDVDDDDDDHHHRRRRGKSRVIRVIGSDCRVRVYDKPVSVADLMSENPFHLVCRSDSFFIGQRVPTLSPAELLKRGHSYLLLPATFFHSDLSFLNLVSSLACPVITPLRPFDIKKTDSGSLQVRVSDEFLEKMVLKQEDDEKKKREVLRVCSTVELEKDYKQLVRCKSKHWKPKLETIKESSTESNYKRSAAGRVKVFSRIKRRKKKNKSKIFKPAASAAVTAISCTSTTPS; encoded by the coding sequence ATGGGATTCAAATTTCTCTCACTCCAATCAGCTATCCCTTTGTGCTTCCACCTCACCGGAGCTCCATGCAAGACCTACAACAACGACGTCgatgacgacgacgacgacCACCACCACCGCCGCCGACGGGGCAAGTCTCGTGTTATTCGTGTTATCGGATCCGACTGTCGGGTTCGGGTCTACGACAAACCCGTCTCGGTAGCGGATCTAATGAGTGAGAACCCGTTCCATTTAGTGTGTAGATCCGATAGCTTCTTTATCGGGCAACGGGTCCCAACCCTTTCTCCGGCGGAACTCCTCAAGCGTGGCCATAGCTACCTCCTTCTCCCTGCCACCTTCTTTCACTCCGACCTCTCCTTCCTCAATCTCGTTTCATCCCTTGCTTGCCCTGTCATCACACCCTTGAGACCATTTGATATCAAGAAAACGGATTCCGGTTCTCTTCAGGTGAGAGTTTCGGATGAGTTCTTGGAGAAGATGGTATTGAAGCAAGAggatgatgagaagaagaaaagagaggtTTTGAGAGTTTGCAGCACTGTTGAGCTTGAGAAGGATTACAAGCAGCTTGTGAGGTGTAAGTCTAAGCATTGGAAACCCAAGCTTGAAACCATTAAAGAGAGTTCCACTGAGAGTAATTATAAGAGATCAGCAGCTGGCCGTGTTAAAGTTTTCAGTAGGattaagagaagaaagaagaagaataagagcaAGATATTCAAGCCTGCTGCTTCTGCTGCTGTAACTGCTATAAGTTGTACTAGTACTACTCCAAGTTGA